AGCCAGATTACGGGAAAGAAACTGCGCATCCTGTTCCTGCTGGACCTGTATCGTAGCAATATGAAAGCTTTTAGCCGATTCCTCTTGCAATTTGATATGCTCAACATTAGCCCCCTTTCCCGCGGCTATTTCGGTGACCGTATTCGTGAAATATACGGCATCATTTAACCCAGCATAGTGCTCAATAACCGTCAGTTCACTCTCCGGCTCGAGAACTATCAAATTACGGGAGTGAGTCACGACGGCTTCGCTACGCCCCGTAGTCAGGAATATCAGATGTACCGGCTTGGCCAGTACGGTCCTGGGGGGTAAATAAAGATAAGCGCCATCGGCCATGAAGGCAGTATTAAGCGCGGTGAAAGGCTGGTTTTGATAGTCCGCATAACTGGCCAATACCCCGCGCAGGCTTTCCCCCTGCTGTTTGAAACAGCCGGCTAAATTGCCCACCACCGTACCAGCCGGGAGATCTTCAATCTCTGATAACCCCGGAGCAAAGCAACCATCAACAAATACCAACCGAAAACAGGGCGTCTCTGCTAAAAAATACCTTTGACATTGCTCTAAACTGACCGCTACCGATGAAGAAACCGCCGAGTTAAATGCAGTCTCGGCCAGCGCACGGACTCGCGTATATTTCCAATCCTCATTCTTGAGACCAGGAAAGCCGAGGGAGATAAAACGGGCCAATGCCTGCTGGCGTAATTCTCGCAGCCAGGGTAGATTCGCCCCCGCCAGATCCGGTTCCAGGCGGGCATAGGAATCCACATAGGGCTGCCAGGCCTCACTGATCCCCTTCATAATGCGGCCGCCCCCGCCGGAGTGGCACCTTCACCTTGCTCAATCCAACCGTAACCTTCCTTCTCCAGTTCCAGAGCTAACGTTTTATCTCCAGATTTCACGATACGGCCCAGGGAAAGTACATGGACATAATCTGGCACAATGTAATCTAGGAGGCGCTGGTAATGAGTCACAAGGATAAGCCCCCGCTCTGAACTCCGCAGGGCATTGACTCCATCGGCAACAATCTTAAGGGCATCGATATCCAACCCTGAATCGGTCTCATCCAAAATCGCCAATGCGGGCTCCAAAACCGCCATCTGCAAAATCTCGTTACGTTTCTTTTCCCCTCCTGAGAAGCCTTCATTAACCGCCCGCTGCAGGAAACTTTCGTCCATTTTCACCAGTTTCATTTTTTCCCGCACTAGAGTTAAAAAATCTATGGCATCAAGCTCAGGAAGTCCACGGTGCTTGCGCACAGCATTCAAAGCCGTTTTCAACAAATAGACATTGCTTACGCCAGGAATTTCCACGGGATATTGGAAAGCCAGGAAAACTCCCGCGCAAGCACGCTCTTCCGGGGCTAAATTCAATAAATTCTGGCCTTGATAGAGAACCTCCCCCGCAGTTACTTCGTAACCCTCGCGTCCCGCCAGCACATTTGCCAAGGTACTCTTGCCCGAACCATTGGGTCCCATAATGGCATGTACCTCGCCGGGATTCACTTGCAAATCAATACCCCGCAAGATGGGTTTATCATCCACCTGGGTATGTAAGTTTCTGATAGTTAGCATTTAAGAAAACCTCTTACTCTCATGCAGGCCAATAACGTTTAGCCTACTGCTCCTTCCAGGCTCACGCTCAATAGGTTTCGGGCTTCTACCGCAAACTCCATGGGCAATTCCTTGAAGACTTCCTTACAAAAGCCATTCACAATCATGGAAATGGCATCCTCGGCGGAGATTCCCCGCTGTTTACAGTAAAACAGCTGATCCTCGCTAATCTTAGAGGTCG
This sequence is a window from Nitrosococcus oceani ATCC 19707. Protein-coding genes within it:
- the sufD gene encoding Fe-S cluster assembly protein SufD; protein product: MKGISEAWQPYVDSYARLEPDLAGANLPWLRELRQQALARFISLGFPGLKNEDWKYTRVRALAETAFNSAVSSSVAVSLEQCQRYFLAETPCFRLVFVDGCFAPGLSEIEDLPAGTVVGNLAGCFKQQGESLRGVLASYADYQNQPFTALNTAFMADGAYLYLPPRTVLAKPVHLIFLTTGRSEAVVTHSRNLIVLEPESELTVIEHYAGLNDAVYFTNTVTEIAAGKGANVEHIKLQEESAKSFHIATIQVQQEQDAQFLSRNLALGGRLARNDINSVLAGEGAGCILEGLYVLDGVRHVDNHTRVDHQQPHTTSQEFYKGILDGKSRAVFNGKVIVHPHAQKADARQANRNLLLSEGAEVDTKPELEIYADDVKCAHGATVGQLDKDQIFYLRSRGMEEDAARQLLTYAFVEEIVRRIKLRPIRARIEHRLSAQFSEPQRKEVG
- the sufC gene encoding Fe-S cluster assembly ATPase SufC; this encodes MLTIRNLHTQVDDKPILRGIDLQVNPGEVHAIMGPNGSGKSTLANVLAGREGYEVTAGEVLYQGQNLLNLAPEERACAGVFLAFQYPVEIPGVSNVYLLKTALNAVRKHRGLPELDAIDFLTLVREKMKLVKMDESFLQRAVNEGFSGGEKKRNEILQMAVLEPALAILDETDSGLDIDALKIVADGVNALRSSERGLILVTHYQRLLDYIVPDYVHVLSLGRIVKSGDKTLALELEKEGYGWIEQGEGATPAGAAAL